DNA from Castellaniella sp. MT123:
GAAGTCGTGGATCTGGCGCGCGTGCTGATCTCCATGGGGGCCCACATCGAAGGCCATGGCACCGACCGCATCGTGATCGAAGGCGTCGAGCGCCTGCATGGCGCCCATCACCGGATCGTGCCCGACCGCATCGAGGCCGGCACCTTCCTGTGCGCTGTCGCCGCAGCTGGCGGCGACATCACCCTGCGCCGTGCTGCGCCTGATACGCTCGGTGCGGTGCTCGACAAACTGCGTGACGCCGGGCTGGAAATCACCACCGGCCCGGACTGGATCCGCGCGCGCATGGCCGGGCGCCCCCGCGCCACAGGCTTCCGGACCAGTGAATACCCCGGTTTCCCGACCGACATGCAGGCCCAGCTCATGGCCCTGAACACCCTGGCCGACGGCACCGCCGTCATCACGGAAAACATCTTCGAAAATCGCTACATGCACGTGCAGGAACTCTGCCGCATGGGGGCCGACATCGAGATCGACGGGCACACTGCCATCGTTCAGGGCAGCCCGCGGTTGCTGGGCGCCACCGTCATGGCCACAGACCTGCGCGCCTCGGCCAGCCTGGTCATCGCCGGCCTGGCCGCCCAGGGGCAGACCACGGTGGAACGCATCTACCACCTGGATCGTGGCTACGAACGCATGGAACACAAGCTCCAGGCGCTGGGCGCGGACATCCAACGCATTCAATAGGCGAACCGACGCATGGCACAAGCCCCCCTTACCCTGGCTCTGTCCAAGGGACGCATCTTCGAAGAAACCCTGCCGCTGCTGGCCGCCGCCGGCGTGGGCGTGCCCGAAAACCCAGAGACCTCGCGCAAGCTGATCCTGCCGACCGACTCGGACGCCCTGCGCATCATCATCGTGCGCGCCTCGGACGTGCCCACCTACGTGCAGTATGGCGCAGCCGACTTCGGCATCGCCGGCAAGGATGTGCTGCACGAACACATGGCGCAGCATCCGGGCGGCCTGTATCAGCCCATCGACCTGAACATCGCCCGCTGCCGCCTGTGCGTGGCCGCCCCCGAAGGCTTCGATTACCAGACGGCCGTACGCCAGGGCTCGCGCCTGCGCATCGCCACGAAATACGTGCGCGCCGCCCGCGAACACTTCGCCGCCAAAGGCGTGCACGTGGACATCATCAAACTCTACGGCTCGATGGAACTCGCGCCGCTGGTCGGTCTGGCCGACGCCATCGTGGACCTGGTGTCCTCGGGCGGTACCCTGCGCGCCAATAAACTGGTCGAAGTCGAGGAAATCCGCCAGATTTCGTCACGCCTGATCGTCAACCAGGCCGCCCTGAAGATGCAGGGCCCACGCCTGCAACCCTTCCTGGATGCGTTCGCTCAGGCCTCCGTGCGGATGGCCTGACGGGGCGGGCAAGGCCAATCGGGTCACGGCGGGACAAGGCCCATCGCGGCCGCCCGCACCCCCCAGCGGCAAATTCGGTAAGATACCCTTTTGCGCCACCCTATCGTCATGCCGCTCATCAACCGCCTGGATACCCGTTCCGCTGATTTCGACTCGGCCCTGACCCGCCTGCTGGCCTACGACGCCTCGCAGGACGAATCCATCGAATCGACGGTGCGCGACATCCTGCACGACGTACAGACGCGCGGCGATGCGGCGGTGCTGGACTACACGGCCCGATTCGACCGCGTCCAGGCCGGCAGCCTGACCGCCCTGGAAATCCCGCGCAGCGACTGCCAGGCGGCGTTGGCCGGCCTGCCCGCCGACCGGCGCGCAGCCCTGGAAGCCGCGGCTGAACGGGTCCGACGCTACCATGAACACCAGCGCGCCCAGACCTGGACGTACACCGAACCCGACGGGACGATGCTCGGCCAGCAGATCACTCCGCTGGACCGCGTAGGCCTCTACGTCCCAGGCGGCAAGGCCGCCTACCCCTCGTCTGTCCTGATGAATGCCATTCCGGCAAAAGTCGCCGGCGTGCCGGAACTGATCATGGTCACGCCCACACCCGGGGGCACGCGCAACCCGATGGTGCTCGCCGCCGCCGCGCTGGGCGGTGTGGACCGCATCTTCGCCATCGGCGGCGCCCAGGCCGTGGGCGCGCTGGCCTACGGCACACAGACGCTACCGGCCGTGGACAAGATCGTCGGCCCGGGCAATGCCTACGTGGCAGCCGCCAAACGGCGGGTCTTCGGCACGGTGGGCATCGACATGATCGCCGGCCCCTCGGAAATCCTCATCGTGGCCGACGGCAGCACACCGGCGGAATGGCTCGCGGTGGATCTATTCTCCCAGGCCGAACACGACGAACTCGCCCAGGCCATCCTGCTGTGCCCGGACGAGGCCTACCTGAACGCGGTCCGGGACGCCATCGAACGGTTGCTGCCGCAGCAGCCGCGCGCCGACATTCTGCGCGTCAGTCTGGCCAATCGCGGCGCGCTGATCCATACGACCGGTCTGGAACAGGCCTGCTCCCTGGTCAACCGGATCGCCCCCGAACACCTGGAACTGTCCGTCCGCGACCCGCAGGCCATTCTGCCGCTGATTCGCCACGCCGGCGCGATCTTCATGGGCGCCTACAGCTCGGAATCCCTGGGCGACTATTGCGCCGGCCCCAACCATGTATTGCCCACCGCACGCACGGCGCGCTTTTCCTCGCCACTGGGCGTGTATGATTTCCAGAAGCGCAGCAGCCTGATCCAGGTTTCCGCGACAGGGGCGCAGACTCTGGGCCGCATCGCCGTCACCCTGGCCACCAGCGAAGGCCTGCATGCCCATGCCGCCAGCGCCGCCCTGCGCCTGAACGACCCGGCCTGACGCCGGGCCCCAGCCCCACGCTTTCGCCGCCTCGCGACCGACACCGCCCAGGACACCCCTCAAAGCCATGCGCACTGCCACGATCGAACGCAACACGCAAGAAACCCGGATCCGCGTCACCATCAACCTGGACGGTACGGGGGCCCGCACCCTGAACACCGGCGTTCCGTTCCTGGACCACATGCTGGACCAGATCGCCCGCCATGGCTTGTTCGACCTGGACATCCGTTGTGACGGCGACACGCACATCGATGACCATCACAGCGTCGAGGACGTCGGCATCACCCTGGGCCAGGCCTTTGCCGCCGCCGTGGGCACCAAGGCGGGGCTGCGCCGTTATGGTCACGCCTACGTCCCGCTGGACGAGGCCCTCTCGCGCGTCGTGGTGGACCTGTCCGGCCGTCCCGGCCTGTTCTATCACGTGGACTATGTCCGGGCGCGCATCGGTACCTTCGACGTGGATCTGGCGCGCGAATTCTTCCAGGGCTTCGTGAACCATGCCCAGGCCACCGTCCACATCGACAACCTGCGCGGGGAAAACGCGCACCACCAGTGCGAAACCATCTTCAAGGCCTTTGGACGCGCGCTGCGCATGGCTGCGGAAGTCGATCCGCGCGCCGGCGGCACGATTCCGTCCACTAAAGGCGCCCTCTGACCGACGGCATCCCCATCGCACGCCTTTCGACCCGACACCACATCAGGACCACCGCACCGTGACACGCATCGCCATCGTCGACTACGGCATGGGTAATTTCCACTCCGTCGCGCGCGCCCTGCAGGCGGCCGCCCCGGACCAGGACATCCGTATCGCGCGCAGCGCCGCCGACATCCTGGCGGCCGACCGCATCGTGTTTCCCGGCCAGGGAGCCATGCCCGACTGCATGCACACGCTCGATACCTCGGGCCTGCGCGACGCCGTGCTGCGCGCCGCCCGCGAAAAGCCCCTGCTGGGCGTCTGCGTCGGCGAACAGATGCTGTTCGACGGCAGCGACGAAGGCGACACGCCCGGCCTTGGTCTGCTCGCGGGACGCGTGCGCCGCTTCCAGGGGCCAGCCTTCGACCAGCCTGCGGCAACCGGCTCCGCCTGCGCCGACAGCCCGGGCACCACGGCGCATGACCCTGTCGCCCGCCCGGCGGACACGCCGCCCCCTCGGTTGAAGGTCCCGCACATGGGCTGGAACGCCGTCACCCAGACCCGCGCGCATCCCCTCTGGGACGGCATCGCCCAGGACACGCCGTTCTACTTCGTTCACAGCTACTACGCCGAACCCGGCGACGCGGCGCTCACGGCGGCCACCAGCCGCTACGGGCAGCCCTTCTGCTGCGCCGTTGCCACCGACAATATTTTTGCCGTACAGTTTCACCCAGAAAAGAGCGCAGCGCCCGGCTTGCTGATGTATCGCAACTTCACCCGCTGGCAACCCTGACCCCCATACCGGGTTTCGAATCCTTCCTGCACTGACACGACGACCATGCTTCTGATCCCCGCCATCGACCTCAAAGACGGGCGCTGCGTGCGCCTGCGACAAGGCGACCTGGCTGACGCCACCGTCTTTTCCGAAGATCCCGCCGCCATGGCCATCCAATGGGCCAGCCAGGGCGCGCGCCGCCTGCATCTGGTGGACCTGAACGGCGCCGTCGCGGGCAAACCGCGCAACCGTGCGGCCATCCAGGCGATCGTCGATGCGACCGACGACGACCTGCCCATCCAGATCGGCGGCGGCATCCGCGACCTGGACACGGTCGAATACTATCTGGACAACGGCATCTCCTATGTCATCATCGGCACCGCCGCAGTCAAGGACCCCGGTTTCCTCAGCGATGCCTGCTCCGCCTTCCCCGGCCACATCATCGTAGGCCTGGACGCGCGCGACGGGAAGGTTGCCACCGACGGTTGGTCCAAGCTCACCCGTCACGACGTGGTGGATCTCGCCCACAAGTTCGAAGACTACGGCTGCGAATCGATCATCTACACCGATATCGGCCGCGACGGCATGCTCAGCGGTGTCAACGTCGAAGCCACCGTCCGCCTGGCGCAGCACGTCCGTATCCCGGTCATCGCCTCCGGCGGTGTAGCATCGCTGGACGACATCCGCGCCCTGTGCGCGGTTGCCAACGAAGGCATCGAAGGCGCCATCCTGGGCCGCAGCATCTACGAAGGCACGCTGGGCTTCGCGGATGCCCAGGCCCTGGCCGACTCGCTCAGCGGCTCGGCTGACGACGAATCCGATCCGGCCGATGCCCGCGCGCCCGGGTCCGATGCGGAATCCTCCGACACCCCGGCCCCAGGCCGCTCCGCATGACCGCCTCGATTTCCCACACAGGTGAATCAGGCCTGTGCTGTCGCATCATCCCCTGCCTGGACGTCAACGCAGGTCGGGTCGTCAAGGGCGTGAATTTCGTCAACCTGACCGATGCCGGCGACCCGGTAGAGATTGCCCGCCGCTACGACGAGCAGGGTGCCGATGAAATCACCTTCCTGGACATCACGGCGACGTCCGATGATCGCGGCCTGATCCTGCCGATCATCGAAGCCGTCGCCCGCCAGGTCTTCATCCCCCTGACGGTTGGCGGGGGCGTGCGCCAGGTCGCCGACATCCAGCGCCTGCTCGACGCGGGGGCCGACAAGGTCTCCATCAACAGCGCGGCCGTCGCCCGTCCGGAACTCGTGGCCGAGGCCGCTCGCCATCATGGTTCGCAGTGCATCGTCGTGGCAATGGATGCGCGGCGCGTCTCGGGCGCCGGCGAGGCCCCGCGCTGGGAGATCTTCACCCACGGGGGGCGGCGCGGCACCGGCCTGGACGCCGTCCAGTGGGCTCGCCGCATGGCGGACATGGGCGCCGGTGAATTACTGCTCACCAGCATGGACCGCGACGGCACCAAATCCGGCTTCGATCTGGAATTGACGCGCGCCGTCTCCGACGCGGTACCCGTCCCGGTCATCGCTTCGGGCGGTGTGGGCACCCTGCAGCATCTGGCCGATGGCATCACCCTGGGCCACGCCAGCGCGGTGCTGGCAGCCAGCATTTTCCATTTTGGCCAGCACACGCTAGCCGAGGCCAAGGATTTCCTGGCCGCCCAGGGCATTCAGGTACGGCGCACATGACTCTCGACAAGGACACCATGCCATCGGCCCGGCCGGCGGCGGACGCCACCGACCCGCAGGCGCCGCCTGCGTGGCTGTCGGCCCTGCACTTCGACGACCAGGGGCTGATCCCCGCGATCGCCCAGGATGCGCAGACCGGCAAGGTGCTGATGATGGCCTGGATGAACGCCGAATCGGTGCAGGAAACCGTGCGCACCGGGCGCGCCGTGTATTTTTCACGCTCCCGCCAGCGCCTTTGGCGCAAGGGCGAGGAATCCGGCCACGTCCAGCAGGTCCACGACCTTCGCCTGGACTGCGACGGCGACGTGCTGCTGCTGCGGATCACGCAGGTCGGCGGCATCGCCTGTCATACCGGGCGGGAACGCTGCTTCTTCCGCAGCCTGGATCGCCAGGCCGCCGATCCCGCCTGGGTCACCCAGGACCCTGTGCTGAAGGACCCAGGCGACATCTACGGCGCGGGCGCGACGCATCCCTGACTTCCCCACGCCGACACGCCCTCTCGGCCCGAACCCCTGATTCCCTTCACTTCTCGACATGACTTCCGCAGACACCGACCCCCGGCAGGCAGCCCCAGGAAATTCTTCCACCGGAGACATTCTGGCCCGGCTGGCCGACACCCTTGCGACCCGCCGCCCAGACCATGGCGGCAATCCAGAGACCTCCTACACAGCCCGTCTGCTGGCTCGCGGGCCGGATGCCTTCCTGAAGAAGATCGGCGAGGAAGCCACCGAACTGGTGATGGCGGCCAAGGACGGCCAACGAGACCGTATCGTGGCGGAAACCGCCGATCTCTGGTTCCACTGTCTGGTGGCCCTGACGCATTTCGATCTGCGGCCCGAGGACGTACTGGCCGAGCTTGCCCGCCGTGAAGGGCTGTCCGGGCTGGAAGAAAAGGCCTCCCGACCGAAGCACTGAACGGTCCCGCTCCCGGGGTGCCCTCCCCGGATCCGGATTCCCGGACCGCGAACGGCCGGATCTGGTCAGTGCATACCCTTGACTGACTGTATTCCCCCTGGCGGATCAATACAGCGTCAGTGAAATTGTGGCAACATATGATGTTGAGTGGGTCGATGTCCGGCCCCATCCCGTAGAACCCCATGAGCCACGATTGTCTGTTCTGTAAAATCGCCCGGCACGAAATCCCTGCCCGCATCGTGCACGAAGACGACGAATTCCTCGCCTTCCACGACATCAACCCGGCAGCTCCCGTGCACCTTCTGCTGATGCCCAAGCATCACGTGGCGTCGCTGGCAGCCGTCGGGTCCACCGATGACGCCTGGCTGGCCCGGATGCTGCTGCTGGTCCCGAAGCTCGCCTTTGCCAACGGCTGCAATCCGCTGCCCGACGGCGGGTTCCGGCTGGTGGCCAATGCCGGCACCGAAGGCGGCCAGGAAATCGACCACCTGCACTTTCACATTCTGGGCGGCGCACGCCCCTGGTCAAAACGCGCGGCACCCGCCGCCTAAGGAGAACTCATGGGTAGCTTCAGCATCTGGCACTGGCTGATCGTATTGGTCATCGTGGCGCTGATCTTCGGCACGAAGAAACTGCGCAACATGGGCGAAGACCTTGGCGGTGCCGTCAAAGGCTTCAAAAAAGGCATGAAGGACGCACAAGACGAGGCGGCCGAATCCAAGCCGGCCGTCACGCAGAAAGTCCAGGATTCCAACACGGTGGATGTCCAGGCACGCGAGAAGACCGACGCCTGATCCCGCGCACTGAACCGGAACCGCCATGTTCGATGTCAGCTTCAGCGAACTGATGCTGATCGGCGTGATCGCGCTGATCGTCATCGGTCCCGAACGCCTGCCAAAGGTCGCCCGCACCGTCGGACACCTGCTCGGGCGCGCCCAACGCTATGTCAACGAGGTCAAGTCCGACATCCAGAAGGAAATGGACCTGAAGGAAATCGGCGACATCAAGAACCAGATGGAGGACGCCGCCCGTTCGGTGCAGTCCTCCATGACCTCGTCGGTCGAGGATCTGAAGGCAGCTGTCACCCAACCGACGCAGGCGATCAAGGATTCCCTCGACGAAGCCCGTCAGGCGC
Protein-coding regions in this window:
- the hisG gene encoding ATP phosphoribosyltransferase, yielding MAQAPLTLALSKGRIFEETLPLLAAAGVGVPENPETSRKLILPTDSDALRIIIVRASDVPTYVQYGAADFGIAGKDVLHEHMAQHPGGLYQPIDLNIARCRLCVAAPEGFDYQTAVRQGSRLRIATKYVRAAREHFAAKGVHVDIIKLYGSMELAPLVGLADAIVDLVSSGGTLRANKLVEVEEIRQISSRLIVNQAALKMQGPRLQPFLDAFAQASVRMA
- the hisA gene encoding 1-(5-phosphoribosyl)-5-[(5-phosphoribosylamino)methylideneamino]imidazole-4-carboxamide isomerase; its protein translation is MLLIPAIDLKDGRCVRLRQGDLADATVFSEDPAAMAIQWASQGARRLHLVDLNGAVAGKPRNRAAIQAIVDATDDDLPIQIGGGIRDLDTVEYYLDNGISYVIIGTAAVKDPGFLSDACSAFPGHIIVGLDARDGKVATDGWSKLTRHDVVDLAHKFEDYGCESIIYTDIGRDGMLSGVNVEATVRLAQHVRIPVIASGGVASLDDIRALCAVANEGIEGAILGRSIYEGTLGFADAQALADSLSGSADDESDPADARAPGSDAESSDTPAPGRSA
- the hisI gene encoding phosphoribosyl-AMP cyclohydrolase, whose translation is MPSARPAADATDPQAPPAWLSALHFDDQGLIPAIAQDAQTGKVLMMAWMNAESVQETVRTGRAVYFSRSRQRLWRKGEESGHVQQVHDLRLDCDGDVLLLRITQVGGIACHTGRERCFFRSLDRQAADPAWVTQDPVLKDPGDIYGAGATHP
- a CDS encoding phosphoribosyl-ATP diphosphatase; the encoded protein is MTSADTDPRQAAPGNSSTGDILARLADTLATRRPDHGGNPETSYTARLLARGPDAFLKKIGEEATELVMAAKDGQRDRIVAETADLWFHCLVALTHFDLRPEDVLAELARREGLSGLEEKASRPKH
- the tatA gene encoding Sec-independent protein translocase subunit TatA, whose protein sequence is MGSFSIWHWLIVLVIVALIFGTKKLRNMGEDLGGAVKGFKKGMKDAQDEAAESKPAVTQKVQDSNTVDVQAREKTDA
- the hisF gene encoding imidazole glycerol phosphate synthase subunit HisF — protein: MTASISHTGESGLCCRIIPCLDVNAGRVVKGVNFVNLTDAGDPVEIARRYDEQGADEITFLDITATSDDRGLILPIIEAVARQVFIPLTVGGGVRQVADIQRLLDAGADKVSINSAAVARPELVAEAARHHGSQCIVVAMDARRVSGAGEAPRWEIFTHGGRRGTGLDAVQWARRMADMGAGELLLTSMDRDGTKSGFDLELTRAVSDAVPVPVIASGGVGTLQHLADGITLGHASAVLAASIFHFGQHTLAEAKDFLAAQGIQVRRT
- the tatB gene encoding Sec-independent protein translocase protein TatB — its product is MFDVSFSELMLIGVIALIVIGPERLPKVARTVGHLLGRAQRYVNEVKSDIQKEMDLKEIGDIKNQMEDAARSVQSSMTSSVEDLKAAVTQPTQAIKDSLDEARQALDIKQPVTEEAPVKTDAPSLPAQDPAAGIPAPADGNPAPAAPLGTTVPTTSVPSGTPQPVRAPAPTESSH
- the hisB gene encoding imidazoleglycerol-phosphate dehydratase HisB, with the translated sequence MRTATIERNTQETRIRVTINLDGTGARTLNTGVPFLDHMLDQIARHGLFDLDIRCDGDTHIDDHHSVEDVGITLGQAFAAAVGTKAGLRRYGHAYVPLDEALSRVVVDLSGRPGLFYHVDYVRARIGTFDVDLAREFFQGFVNHAQATVHIDNLRGENAHHQCETIFKAFGRALRMAAEVDPRAGGTIPSTKGAL
- the murA gene encoding UDP-N-acetylglucosamine 1-carboxyvinyltransferase, whose product is MDKLLIQGGRPLRGEVNISGAKNAALPILCAALLTDEPLVLDNVPALRDIGTTLTLLERMGVHTSRPGDEQVTLRADQVHSQEAPYELVKTMRASILVLGPLVARFGNARVSLPGGCAIGQRPVDQHIKGLAAMGASIHIEHGFVVAEARRLRGASILTDMVTVTGTENLMMAAALAEGRTVLENAACEPEVVDLARVLISMGAHIEGHGTDRIVIEGVERLHGAHHRIVPDRIEAGTFLCAVAAAGGDITLRRAAPDTLGAVLDKLRDAGLEITTGPDWIRARMAGRPRATGFRTSEYPGFPTDMQAQLMALNTLADGTAVITENIFENRYMHVQELCRMGADIEIDGHTAIVQGSPRLLGATVMATDLRASASLVIAGLAAQGQTTVERIYHLDRGYERMEHKLQALGADIQRIQ
- a CDS encoding histidine triad nucleotide-binding protein — translated: MSHDCLFCKIARHEIPARIVHEDDEFLAFHDINPAAPVHLLLMPKHHVASLAAVGSTDDAWLARMLLLVPKLAFANGCNPLPDGGFRLVANAGTEGGQEIDHLHFHILGGARPWSKRAAPAA
- the hisD gene encoding histidinol dehydrogenase, yielding MPLINRLDTRSADFDSALTRLLAYDASQDESIESTVRDILHDVQTRGDAAVLDYTARFDRVQAGSLTALEIPRSDCQAALAGLPADRRAALEAAAERVRRYHEHQRAQTWTYTEPDGTMLGQQITPLDRVGLYVPGGKAAYPSSVLMNAIPAKVAGVPELIMVTPTPGGTRNPMVLAAAALGGVDRIFAIGGAQAVGALAYGTQTLPAVDKIVGPGNAYVAAAKRRVFGTVGIDMIAGPSEILIVADGSTPAEWLAVDLFSQAEHDELAQAILLCPDEAYLNAVRDAIERLLPQQPRADILRVSLANRGALIHTTGLEQACSLVNRIAPEHLELSVRDPQAILPLIRHAGAIFMGAYSSESLGDYCAGPNHVLPTARTARFSSPLGVYDFQKRSSLIQVSATGAQTLGRIAVTLATSEGLHAHAASAALRLNDPA
- a CDS encoding imidazole glycerol phosphate synthase subunit HisH yields the protein MTRIAIVDYGMGNFHSVARALQAAAPDQDIRIARSAADILAADRIVFPGQGAMPDCMHTLDTSGLRDAVLRAAREKPLLGVCVGEQMLFDGSDEGDTPGLGLLAGRVRRFQGPAFDQPAATGSACADSPGTTAHDPVARPADTPPPRLKVPHMGWNAVTQTRAHPLWDGIAQDTPFYFVHSYYAEPGDAALTAATSRYGQPFCCAVATDNIFAVQFHPEKSAAPGLLMYRNFTRWQP